From a region of the Neobacillus niacini genome:
- a CDS encoding GNAT family N-acetyltransferase: protein MNIEIHSDLTNANLDEMKEVYASVGWTKHTTEIIKQVYEASNVIALVKVNGRIIGIGRGMTDGVFNAAIYDVVVHRDFQRQGIAKKIMEFLLDKLSNVSCVHLISTTGNEGFYRKLGLKKLKTGMARYLNPRLSDEYLE, encoded by the coding sequence GTGAATATAGAAATTCATAGTGATTTAACCAATGCAAATCTCGATGAAATGAAGGAAGTTTATGCGTCTGTTGGGTGGACGAAGCATACAACTGAGATAATTAAACAAGTATACGAAGCAAGTAATGTCATAGCATTAGTTAAAGTAAATGGTAGAATTATTGGTATTGGTAGAGGGATGACAGATGGCGTGTTTAATGCTGCAATTTATGATGTAGTGGTTCATCGAGATTTTCAAAGGCAAGGAATAGCTAAAAAAATTATGGAGTTTTTACTGGATAAGCTAAGTAATGTTTCTTGTGTTCATTTAATATCAACAACTGGTAATGAAGGATTTTATCGAAAACTTGGATTAAAAAAACTGAAAACTGGAATGGCAAGGTATTTAAATCCAAGACTAAGTGATGAGTATTTAGAGTAA
- a CDS encoding TetR/AcrR family transcriptional regulator → MSIQHPDKRVKRTKEKFREVVLSLMEEKSFHDITITEIVKAADFNRGTFYAHYEKKEDLLDEIIEEMFEKMTEAFRKPYLYLSVVDFNELPSNSIILFDHFLENKRFYKLMLRPTTNYNFHEKMTKRLDKLFREEFGFLTTEIDPAIDIQLFSTYRIHGIIGLILEWIENDFAQSSSYMGDQLIHILKFYTPKIYIKKTK, encoded by the coding sequence ATGTCTATTCAACACCCAGACAAACGTGTAAAAAGAACAAAAGAGAAGTTTAGAGAAGTTGTATTATCGTTAATGGAGGAAAAAAGCTTTCATGACATTACAATAACGGAGATTGTAAAGGCTGCGGATTTCAATCGAGGTACCTTTTATGCACATTATGAAAAAAAGGAAGATTTACTAGATGAAATCATTGAAGAGATGTTTGAAAAAATGACAGAAGCCTTTCGGAAACCATATCTCTATTTATCAGTCGTAGATTTCAATGAATTACCTTCAAATTCAATTATCTTATTCGATCATTTCTTAGAAAACAAAAGATTCTATAAGCTTATGTTACGTCCAACAACAAACTATAATTTTCATGAGAAAATGACAAAAAGATTGGACAAGTTATTCAGAGAAGAATTTGGTTTCCTGACTACTGAAATAGACCCTGCTATTGATATCCAACTTTTTAGCACCTATCGAATACATGGTATTATAGGATTGATTCTAGAATGGATTGAAAATGATTTTGCACAATCCTCTTCGTATATGGGAGATCAACTCATTCATATATTGAAATTTTATACACCGAAAATATATATCAAAAAGACAAAATAA
- a CDS encoding suppressor of fused domain protein encodes MQLEKIQTKKNGFYVLQFPPQNERPVWTYITLGMSNKTMVNGIKVELIWLNDEENKEILDVMMRLTQYPFVEGNPYDYGHTISNSEPVSAFRMNTLLICPPIIEAADSTQLLDFFEKQKTELLWLLPIHPSEKEFIQKNEDFSCFFDLWMEKDISPEFLCNPNRSLII; translated from the coding sequence GTGCAGTTAGAGAAAATCCAGACAAAAAAGAATGGTTTTTATGTTTTACAATTCCCACCACAGAATGAAAGACCTGTCTGGACTTACATTACTTTAGGAATGTCGAACAAAACAATGGTTAATGGCATAAAAGTAGAACTAATATGGCTAAATGATGAGGAAAATAAGGAAATATTAGATGTAATGATGAGACTAACACAATATCCTTTTGTTGAGGGTAATCCATATGATTATGGGCATACGATTTCTAATTCTGAACCTGTTTCTGCTTTCAGAATGAACACGCTTTTAATATGTCCTCCCATAATTGAAGCTGCCGATTCAACTCAATTGCTGGACTTTTTTGAAAAGCAAAAGACAGAGTTATTATGGTTATTACCAATTCATCCATCTGAAAAAGAATTTATTCAAAAAAATGAAGACTTTAGTTGTTTTTTTGATTTATGGATGGAGAAAGATATAAGTCCTGAATTCTTATGTAATCCTAACCGCTCATTAATTATTTAA
- a CDS encoding biotin transporter BioY, with protein sequence MTNQQLKLRMMIVTALFAAIIGVMAQITIPLPLVPITGQTLAIGLAATILGSRYGTLSVILYLIIGSAGVPVFAESSGGVSKLLGPTGGYLVGFLPATFLIGWFMEKTAFNFKNAVIANSIGMLVTLAFGTAWLKIAAELSWPAAFAGGFTPFIIVGLIKAALASWIGVLIRNRLTSARLLFSEKIDQTKSA encoded by the coding sequence GTGACAAATCAACAATTGAAATTAAGAATGATGATTGTGACAGCACTTTTTGCTGCAATCATTGGCGTAATGGCTCAAATTACAATTCCACTTCCGCTCGTTCCAATTACAGGACAAACCCTTGCCATTGGCTTAGCAGCAACAATCCTAGGTTCTCGTTATGGAACCTTATCGGTCATTTTATATTTAATTATTGGTTCTGCAGGAGTACCTGTATTCGCTGAATCTTCAGGTGGAGTTTCAAAGCTTCTCGGACCCACTGGAGGTTATTTAGTTGGCTTCCTTCCAGCTACCTTCCTAATCGGATGGTTTATGGAAAAAACAGCCTTCAACTTCAAGAATGCTGTGATTGCTAATAGTATTGGAATGCTCGTTACTTTGGCATTCGGCACTGCTTGGCTAAAGATTGCTGCCGAGCTTTCTTGGCCAGCTGCTTTTGCAGGAGGATTTACTCCGTTTATCATTGTTGGATTAATCAAGGCTGCTCTTGCTTCGTGGATTGGTGTCTTAATTCGAAACCGATTAACTTCTGCTAGGCTATTGTTTTCAGAAAAAATAGACCAAACAAAATCAGCCTAA
- a CDS encoding SDR family NAD(P)-dependent oxidoreductase — protein sequence MARFEGKTVIVTGAAGGIGKEVVRKLANEQAKVVLVDLNEDAIKAFQAELGLTEENSLVVKADVSNEENVKNYVEQTISKFGRIDGFVNNAGVEGPAKPLEEVTEKDFDFVYGINVKGVLFGLKYVLPIMKGQKSGAIVNTASVAGLIGSPSMVLYNSSKHAVMGINKVAALEAAAFNVRVNTVNPGVINTQMMRKIEANVAPGAAEAAQAAYNDAVPMKRYGEPEEVANVIAFLLSDEASYVSSSSFTIDGALYNV from the coding sequence ATGGCAAGATTTGAAGGTAAAACAGTCATTGTTACAGGTGCAGCAGGCGGTATCGGGAAAGAAGTCGTACGAAAATTAGCTAACGAACAAGCGAAAGTTGTATTAGTTGATTTAAATGAAGACGCTATCAAAGCCTTTCAAGCTGAGCTTGGTTTAACAGAAGAAAATAGCTTAGTGGTAAAAGCGGATGTTTCTAATGAAGAAAATGTTAAAAATTATGTGGAGCAAACAATTTCTAAATTTGGTCGCATTGATGGCTTTGTAAACAACGCAGGCGTTGAAGGTCCAGCTAAACCACTTGAAGAAGTTACAGAAAAAGATTTTGATTTCGTCTACGGTATTAATGTAAAAGGCGTACTTTTCGGTCTTAAATATGTATTACCGATTATGAAAGGACAAAAATCTGGTGCAATCGTCAATACTGCATCAGTAGCTGGGTTAATTGGTTCACCAAGCATGGTATTATACAACTCTTCTAAACACGCTGTAATGGGTATTAATAAAGTTGCAGCATTAGAAGCAGCTGCATTTAACGTTCGTGTAAATACAGTAAACCCAGGTGTAATTAATACACAAATGATGCGTAAAATTGAAGCAAATGTTGCGCCAGGTGCAGCAGAAGCAGCACAAGCAGCTTATAACGATGCAGTACCAATGAAACGCTACGGTGAACCTGAAGAAGTAGCTAACGTAATTGCGTTTTTACTTTCTGACGAAGCTTCATACGTAAGCTCATCTTCATTCACTATCGATGGTGCTTTATATAACGTGTAA
- a CDS encoding IS110 family transposase, producing MNFKMQDKQNQLIERISDTHLIVGVDIAQQIHVARAVNLRGIVVGDPITFENNEEGFVNLFNWIRDLKRLKKLDAAIVGMEPTGHYWINLSKWLYDQNIEVVTVNPHLVKRNKENRDNTQSKSDKKDALVIADMVKNGYYSFIRPSSESFEKLRVLMSNRDVIVKRLVMSINQINRWVDVVFPELRQVFNDVSCKGAIATLRLFPTPNEISSMDSLDVQRGWKSLMKRQPGPKKAQLLINLAKTSIGTGQALDAYKFHLEQLIEEYDLALKQLERVEQQVKEVLYNIPFAQKLLTIKGISEISLAGILGESGDLSGFSHGNSLLRHAGLHLAEASSGKGRGQIVISKRGRSRLRRFLYLATMSLVMNNPEFKALHSHNVKVKKIKKMKSIMKLIGKLARIFVGIARRNESYCPNKIQELIPLAA from the coding sequence ATGAATTTTAAAATGCAAGACAAACAAAATCAACTAATTGAAAGAATTTCCGATACACATCTTATTGTTGGTGTTGATATTGCTCAACAAATACACGTTGCAAGGGCAGTTAACCTCCGTGGAATTGTAGTCGGAGACCCTATTACATTTGAAAATAATGAAGAGGGGTTCGTTAATCTATTTAACTGGATTCGTGATTTAAAAAGATTAAAAAAACTAGATGCGGCAATAGTAGGTATGGAACCTACAGGGCATTACTGGATTAACCTGTCAAAATGGTTATATGACCAAAACATTGAGGTAGTAACAGTCAATCCACACTTAGTAAAAAGGAATAAAGAGAATCGTGATAATACGCAATCAAAAAGTGATAAAAAAGATGCACTCGTTATCGCAGATATGGTCAAAAACGGCTACTACTCCTTTATTCGTCCATCTTCAGAATCATTTGAGAAACTTAGAGTTCTAATGTCTAACCGTGATGTAATTGTTAAACGACTCGTAATGTCTATAAATCAAATAAATAGATGGGTAGATGTTGTCTTTCCAGAGTTGCGACAAGTGTTTAACGATGTTTCGTGCAAAGGAGCAATCGCAACCCTTCGTTTGTTTCCAACTCCAAATGAAATATCTTCGATGGATTCACTAGATGTTCAGAGGGGTTGGAAGTCATTAATGAAAAGACAACCAGGACCTAAAAAAGCTCAATTACTGATCAATCTAGCAAAAACTTCTATAGGAACGGGACAAGCACTTGATGCTTATAAATTCCATCTAGAACAATTAATAGAAGAATATGACCTCGCTTTAAAACAACTCGAAAGAGTTGAACAACAAGTTAAAGAAGTTCTCTATAATATACCATTTGCACAAAAACTACTTACGATTAAAGGGATAAGTGAAATTTCATTAGCTGGGATACTAGGTGAGTCTGGAGATCTAAGTGGATTCTCTCATGGAAACTCTCTATTACGACATGCGGGATTACATCTAGCTGAAGCAAGTTCAGGCAAAGGGAGAGGTCAGATTGTGATTTCAAAGCGTGGAAGGTCAAGACTACGGCGATTCCTCTATTTAGCAACTATGAGCCTTGTGATGAATAACCCTGAATTTAAAGCACTACATTCCCATAATGTGAAGGTCAAGAAGATAAAGAAAATGAAATCAATCATGAAACTGATCGGTAAACTAGCAAGGATTTTTGTAGGAATTGCACGACGAAACGAGTCTTACTGTCCTAATAAAATTCAAGAATTAATCCCTTTAGCTGCTTAG
- a CDS encoding GNAT family N-acetyltransferase, producing MLSNLELMVHHVNVLFRHDTENRMTVVNEIPYDVAPRIFIGSTRLGSVVRFSKSLDDSLVKKLEQVIGSNPGAHLGEVIKVLSIDRIVNNLWIGPAYVFPDVRDRTCTKAIIVTNKNKEILKPHFPYTFEDFENKQPCFVIVEDNIPVSICCSARQTSKAAEASVFTHEDYRGRAYGADVTNVWASEVQKQGRTALYSTSCDNFASQSLARKLQLIQYGNDIHMS from the coding sequence ATGCTATCTAATTTAGAATTGATGGTACATCATGTAAATGTGCTATTTAGACACGATACTGAAAATAGAATGACAGTCGTTAATGAAATACCATACGATGTTGCACCACGAATTTTTATTGGTTCCACCAGATTGGGTAGTGTAGTAAGGTTTTCAAAATCGCTGGATGATAGCCTTGTAAAGAAGTTAGAACAAGTTATAGGGTCAAATCCTGGTGCTCATCTAGGAGAAGTAATAAAGGTTTTAAGCATAGACCGTATAGTAAATAATTTATGGATTGGACCAGCGTATGTGTTTCCCGATGTCAGGGACAGGACATGTACAAAAGCAATTATAGTAACTAATAAAAACAAAGAAATTTTAAAGCCTCATTTTCCATATACATTTGAGGATTTTGAGAATAAGCAACCTTGTTTTGTAATAGTTGAAGATAATATACCTGTTTCAATTTGTTGTAGTGCAAGGCAGACCTCAAAAGCAGCCGAAGCAAGTGTATTTACACATGAGGATTACCGAGGAAGAGCATACGGTGCAGATGTTACAAATGTTTGGGCTTCAGAGGTACAAAAACAAGGAAGAACTGCTCTATATAGCACCTCTTGTGACAATTTCGCATCCCAATCTTTGGCAAGGAAACTACAATTGATTCAGTATGGCAATGACATTCATATGAGTTGA